The following proteins are encoded in a genomic region of Hymenobacter siberiensis:
- the rfbF gene encoding glucose-1-phosphate cytidylyltransferase yields the protein MKAVILAGGYGTRISEESGVRPKPMVEIGGKPILWHIMKIYAHHGITDFVICCGYKGHMIKQYFSDYFLLNSDVTFRMDRNEMQIHRNNAEPWTVTLVDTGLETMTGGRLRRVQKYLDDETFCLTYGDGVSNVDIAASIEYHRAQGVLATLTAVRQPGRFGVFNLGDGDSHVSNFMEKPEGGETPWINGGFFVLEPGIFDYLDHDQTVWEKAPLEHLAAAGQLAAYRHAGYWQPMDTLRDRNMLEELWQAGKAEWKLWDQAPAAPATAPELKTILAAPLAEPAGRGRAAATCLMPSD from the coding sequence ATGAAAGCAGTGATACTAGCGGGCGGCTACGGCACCCGAATCAGCGAGGAAAGCGGCGTGCGGCCCAAGCCCATGGTCGAAATCGGCGGCAAGCCCATTCTGTGGCATATCATGAAGATTTATGCCCACCACGGCATCACCGATTTCGTGATTTGCTGCGGCTACAAGGGGCACATGATAAAGCAGTATTTCTCGGATTATTTCCTGCTGAACTCGGACGTGACCTTCCGGATGGACCGCAACGAGATGCAGATTCATCGCAACAACGCCGAGCCCTGGACCGTGACGCTGGTAGATACCGGCCTGGAAACCATGACCGGTGGCCGCCTGCGCCGCGTGCAGAAATACCTGGATGATGAAACGTTTTGCCTGACCTACGGCGACGGCGTGAGTAACGTCGACATCGCGGCCAGCATCGAATACCACCGGGCGCAGGGCGTGCTGGCCACGCTCACGGCGGTGCGGCAGCCGGGCCGCTTCGGCGTGTTCAACCTGGGCGACGGCGACAGCCACGTGAGCAACTTTATGGAGAAGCCCGAGGGCGGCGAAACGCCCTGGATAAACGGCGGCTTTTTCGTGCTGGAGCCGGGCATTTTCGACTACCTCGACCACGACCAGACGGTGTGGGAAAAGGCCCCTCTAGAGCACCTCGCCGCCGCCGGGCAGCTGGCCGCCTACCGCCACGCCGGCTACTGGCAGCCCATGGATACCCTGCGCGACCGCAACATGCTGGAGGAGCTCTGGCAGGCCGGCAAGGCCGAATGGAAGCTGTGGGACCAGGCCCCCGCTGCCCCCGCAACCGCGCCCGAGCTCAAAACCATTCTGGCCGCGCCGCTGGCCGAGCCGGCCGGCCGTGGCCGCGCCGCCGCTACCTGCCTCATGCCCAGCGACTAA
- a CDS encoding ATP-grasp domain-containing protein: MNPALVEFLKHPGQLPARPDAAAAAPAKTAVPRPATAPLTVLVLEGEYRLTGAVLFCLSRQPGVRAHLLSRDARSPYQFSHYVRSFHLLGPESPAEVFVAFVQNAAHATGAEVLLPVDVAGMRFVIEHRAALAAAVPLLPLPAAAYYEIATDKGLLGVFMQEYNIPAPDTIVDIWHNLAAKLAQFEFPVLLKPIEGAGGRGIVCYATPEALLAAVAALPDGSRYIVQNCIEGYDIDCNVLYQNGQLVAHSIQKGLVATGDEYAPTEAIEFVHHDAVLAVVDRLMKALRWNGVAHLDLRYDARARQIKVIEINTRFWLTVVGSALAAGVNFPLLACQVAAGRAVAPAPFREGRYIPFANYLKYRYGRRVRRADDVQFALRDTSVGAFLGDPLTKLYRFLTDED; this comes from the coding sequence ATGAACCCCGCTCTGGTTGAATTTTTGAAACACCCCGGCCAACTACCCGCGCGGCCGGATGCCGCCGCTGCCGCTCCGGCCAAAACCGCCGTTCCGCGCCCCGCCACGGCTCCGCTCACGGTGCTGGTGCTGGAGGGCGAGTACCGCCTCACCGGGGCCGTGCTGTTTTGCCTGAGCCGGCAGCCGGGCGTGCGGGCGCATCTGCTGTCGCGCGATGCGCGGAGCCCGTACCAGTTTTCGCACTACGTGCGCTCGTTTCACCTGCTGGGGCCCGAGAGCCCGGCGGAGGTATTCGTGGCCTTCGTGCAGAATGCCGCCCATGCCACCGGGGCCGAAGTGCTGCTGCCGGTGGATGTGGCCGGCATGCGCTTCGTGATTGAGCACCGCGCGGCGCTGGCGGCCGCCGTGCCGCTGCTGCCGCTGCCGGCCGCTGCATACTACGAAATTGCCACCGACAAGGGCCTGCTGGGCGTATTCATGCAGGAGTACAACATTCCCGCGCCCGATACCATCGTGGATATCTGGCACAACCTGGCGGCCAAGCTGGCGCAGTTCGAATTTCCGGTGCTGCTGAAACCCATTGAGGGGGCCGGCGGCCGGGGCATTGTGTGCTACGCCACGCCCGAGGCGCTGCTGGCCGCCGTGGCCGCGCTGCCCGACGGCAGCCGCTACATTGTGCAGAACTGCATCGAGGGCTACGACATCGACTGCAACGTGCTGTACCAGAACGGGCAGCTCGTTGCTCATTCCATTCAGAAGGGCCTGGTGGCTACCGGCGACGAGTACGCGCCCACCGAGGCCATCGAATTTGTGCACCACGATGCTGTGCTGGCCGTGGTAGACCGCCTGATGAAAGCCCTGCGCTGGAACGGCGTGGCCCACCTCGACCTGCGCTACGATGCCCGCGCCCGCCAAATCAAGGTCATCGAAATAAACACCCGCTTCTGGCTCACGGTAGTGGGCTCGGCACTGGCGGCGGGCGTGAACTTTCCGCTGCTGGCCTGCCAGGTGGCGGCCGGCCGGGCGGTGGCCCCCGCACCGTTTCGGGAGGGACGCTACATCCCGTTTGCCAACTACCTGAAGTACCGCTACGGCCGCCGCGTGCGCCGGGCCGATGACGTGCAGTTTGCGCTGCGCGATACCAGCGTGGGCGCTTTTCTGGGTGACCCACTCACCAAGCTTTACCGCTTCCTCACCGACGAGGACTAG
- a CDS encoding NAD(P)H-dependent oxidoreductase — MILVDNALKKRQQAGQPIRVGMVGAGFMGRGVALQICRYVPGMELVAIANRTIGQARRAYHEAGELGTTEVSSVHALEACIARGERAITDDALLLSRAEGIDAIIEVTGAVEHGAQVVMEAIRHGKHVVLLNAELDGTAGAILKVYADRAGVVYTVSDGDQPGVTLNLARFVLGLGVKPVLCGNIKGLHDPYRNPTTQEGFAKQWGQNPSMVTSFADGSKISFEQAVIANALGMEVARRGMYGPTVAPGTPISKAAEWYPQERLLDGGPGIVDYVVGAEPGPGVFILGTHDDPIQQHYLKLYKLGPGPLYCFYTPYHLCHFETPNSVARAVLFGDACLAPAGAPKVEVITAAKIDLRAGDMLDGIGHYMTYGLAENYAVARTENLLPIGVAEGCRLLRDIPKDQVLTYDDVALPPGRLIDLLRREQELYFNPPMLAATTAPLVPAGFALANL, encoded by the coding sequence ATGATACTCGTTGACAATGCCTTGAAGAAACGCCAGCAGGCCGGCCAGCCCATTCGGGTGGGCATGGTGGGCGCGGGCTTTATGGGCCGGGGCGTGGCCCTGCAAATTTGCCGCTATGTGCCCGGTATGGAGCTGGTGGCCATTGCCAACCGCACCATTGGGCAGGCCCGCCGGGCCTACCACGAGGCCGGCGAGCTGGGCACTACCGAGGTAAGCTCGGTGCACGCGCTGGAAGCCTGCATTGCGCGGGGCGAGCGCGCCATCACCGACGATGCGCTGCTGCTGAGCCGCGCCGAGGGCATCGATGCCATCATCGAGGTGACCGGGGCGGTGGAGCACGGCGCGCAGGTGGTGATGGAGGCCATCCGCCACGGCAAGCACGTGGTGCTGCTGAATGCCGAGCTGGACGGCACGGCCGGCGCCATTCTGAAAGTGTACGCCGACCGCGCCGGCGTGGTATACACCGTGAGCGACGGCGACCAGCCCGGCGTGACCCTTAATCTGGCGCGCTTCGTGCTGGGCCTGGGCGTGAAGCCGGTGCTGTGCGGTAACATCAAGGGCCTGCACGACCCCTACCGCAACCCCACCACGCAGGAGGGCTTTGCGAAGCAGTGGGGCCAGAACCCGAGCATGGTCACGAGCTTCGCCGACGGCAGCAAAATCAGTTTCGAGCAGGCCGTGATTGCCAACGCGCTGGGCATGGAAGTGGCTCGGCGCGGCATGTACGGCCCCACCGTGGCCCCGGGCACGCCCATTAGCAAGGCCGCCGAATGGTACCCCCAGGAGCGCCTGCTGGACGGCGGCCCCGGCATTGTGGACTACGTGGTGGGGGCCGAGCCCGGCCCCGGCGTGTTCATCCTGGGTACGCACGACGACCCCATTCAGCAGCACTACCTCAAGCTGTACAAGCTGGGGCCGGGGCCGCTGTACTGCTTCTACACGCCCTACCACCTGTGCCATTTCGAAACGCCGAACTCGGTGGCGCGGGCGGTGCTCTTTGGCGATGCCTGCCTGGCCCCCGCCGGCGCGCCCAAAGTAGAGGTGATAACGGCCGCTAAAATTGACCTGCGGGCCGGCGATATGCTCGACGGCATCGGCCATTACATGACGTATGGGCTGGCCGAAAACTATGCTGTGGCCCGCACCGAAAACCTGCTGCCCATTGGCGTGGCCGAGGGCTGTCGCCTGCTGCGCGACATTCCCAAAGACCAGGTGCTGACCTACGACGACGTGGCGCTGCCCCCCGGCCGCCTCATCGACCTGCTGCGCCGCGAGCAGGAGCTCTATTTCAACCCGCCCATGCTGGCTGCCACTACCGCGCCGCTCGTGCCCGCCGGTTTTGCCCTGGCCAACCTGTAG
- a CDS encoding WecB/TagA/CpsF family glycosyltransferase — MLPKHAVLHANISTGCTADFVDAILGLGAARASAYVCFANVHMLVEAERNAEFRQILNNAAVVAPDGSPVAAAVRWFRGPAQERMAGMDLLPALLRAAAERGQSVYFYGTTDDVLEAMVWRARRELPTLRIVGAYAPPFRELTDAEDAAEVAAINAADPDLLFVALGCPRQERWMAAHQGRIGACMLGVGQAFRVYAGLEPRLPAWARKLWLEWAFRLWQEPRRLARRYFVTNTRFIYLMARATLG, encoded by the coding sequence ATGCTGCCAAAACACGCTGTATTGCACGCCAACATCTCGACAGGGTGCACCGCCGATTTCGTCGACGCCATTCTGGGCTTGGGCGCGGCGCGGGCCTCGGCCTACGTGTGCTTTGCCAACGTGCACATGTTGGTAGAGGCCGAGCGCAACGCCGAGTTCCGGCAGATTTTGAACAACGCGGCCGTGGTCGCGCCCGATGGCAGCCCGGTAGCGGCGGCTGTGCGCTGGTTTCGGGGGCCGGCGCAGGAGCGCATGGCCGGTATGGACCTGCTGCCCGCGCTGCTGCGCGCCGCCGCCGAGCGAGGGCAGTCGGTGTATTTCTACGGCACTACCGACGATGTGCTGGAGGCCATGGTGTGGCGGGCGCGCAGGGAACTGCCCACCCTCCGAATAGTAGGGGCGTATGCGCCGCCCTTCCGCGAGCTCACGGATGCGGAGGATGCCGCCGAGGTAGCGGCCATCAACGCGGCCGACCCGGATTTACTGTTTGTGGCGCTGGGCTGCCCGCGCCAGGAGCGCTGGATGGCGGCCCACCAGGGGCGCATCGGGGCGTGCATGCTGGGGGTGGGGCAGGCCTTCCGGGTGTATGCCGGCCTGGAGCCGCGCCTGCCGGCATGGGCCCGCAAGCTGTGGCTGGAATGGGCGTTCCGGCTGTGGCAGGAGCCGCGCCGCCTGGCCCGTCGCTACTTCGTCACCAACACCCGCTTTATCTACCTGATGGCCCGCGCCACGCTTGGATAG
- the rfbC gene encoding dTDP-4-dehydrorhamnose 3,5-epimerase: MKFTETKLSGAFIIDVNRLSDERGFFARSWCEDEFAAHGIAMPPQQANLSFNPRRGTLRGMHYQLPPYEETKLVRCTRGAILDVIVDLREESPTFRQWIGVELTADSYRMLFVPGRFAHGFLTLEDNTDVCYQVSAKYTPGAERGLRWDDPAIGIRWPFEPVLISEKDRAHPDFQGLAVPGQELVTA, from the coding sequence ATGAAATTTACCGAAACCAAACTCTCCGGGGCCTTCATCATCGACGTGAACCGGCTGAGTGATGAGCGCGGCTTTTTTGCCCGCTCCTGGTGCGAAGACGAGTTTGCTGCCCACGGCATTGCCATGCCGCCGCAGCAGGCCAACCTGTCCTTCAACCCGCGCCGGGGCACGCTGCGCGGCATGCACTACCAACTGCCCCCCTACGAGGAAACCAAGCTGGTGCGCTGCACCCGGGGCGCGATTCTGGACGTGATAGTGGACCTGCGCGAGGAGTCGCCCACCTTCCGGCAGTGGATAGGGGTGGAGCTCACGGCCGACAGCTACCGCATGCTGTTTGTGCCCGGCCGCTTCGCCCACGGCTTCCTCACCCTGGAGGATAATACCGATGTATGCTATCAGGTATCGGCCAAATACACGCCCGGGGCCGAGCGCGGCCTGCGCTGGGACGACCCCGCCATCGGCATCCGCTGGCCCTTTGAGCCCGTGCTCATCTCCGAAAAAGACCGGGCGCACCCCGATTTTCAGGGGCTGGCCGTGCCGGGGCAGGAGCTGGTGACTGCTTGA
- a CDS encoding BLUF domain-containing protein, whose amino-acid sequence MYHLLYQSQALASFSLPELLELLHQSHTYNVARGITGILLHAPNGQFLQLLEGEKAAVQHLYYHRIATDPRHEHLIVLSEGHNIKRVFSDWSMSFRSGAGPLAVPGYLAPSAAYFRVSNLPHVLPELKRLLLDFTAGYDDSPMAESMIGSRR is encoded by the coding sequence TTGTATCACCTTCTATACCAAAGCCAGGCTCTGGCCAGCTTCAGTCTGCCAGAGCTGCTGGAGCTGCTGCACCAATCCCACACGTACAATGTGGCACGGGGCATCACGGGCATTCTGCTGCACGCCCCCAACGGCCAGTTTCTGCAGCTGCTGGAAGGCGAAAAAGCGGCCGTGCAGCACCTGTACTACCACCGCATTGCCACCGACCCGCGCCACGAGCACCTCATCGTGCTGAGCGAGGGCCACAACATAAAGCGGGTGTTTTCGGACTGGAGCATGAGTTTTCGCTCCGGGGCCGGGCCATTGGCGGTACCGGGCTACCTGGCCCCCAGCGCGGCCTACTTCCGGGTGAGCAACCTGCCCCACGTCCTGCCCGAGCTCAAGCGCCTGCTGCTGGATTTCACGGCGGGCTACGACGATAGCCCCATGGCTGAGAGCATGATTGGCAGCCGGCGCTAA
- a CDS encoding DegT/DnrJ/EryC1/StrS family aminotransferase, giving the protein MINPYLPAPSVGAPALAAGQLLPMFSTFVHPSAAQRVGNVLASTYLSEGKLVQEFEARLSAELGMRHPAALNSGTSALHLALEVAGIGAGDEVILAPQTFIASALTVVQVGARPVFADIQYETGNIDPADIEHRITPRTKAIMAVHWSGYPCDLAEIQALADRHGLVVIEDAAHSPGASYRGQAIGAISDFTCFSFQAIKHLTTGDGGALCARSPELAREVFRRRWFGIDRAHSPVNELGEREYDLTDVGYKYHLSDYAAALGLANLDGFAGRMTARRARVQQYRDGLCRVPGLTHFVHQPDRESAHWLFGFHVENRLGFVRALRARGVAASVVHDGIDHNALFGGKRPDLTRQRHFDETQIHIPLHDALTAEQAAYIVDVIKQGW; this is encoded by the coding sequence ATGATTAACCCTTACCTCCCTGCCCCATCCGTTGGGGCTCCGGCTCTGGCGGCGGGCCAACTGCTGCCCATGTTCAGCACGTTTGTACACCCCAGTGCAGCCCAACGTGTTGGCAATGTGCTGGCCAGCACCTACTTGAGCGAGGGCAAGCTGGTGCAGGAATTCGAAGCCCGGCTGAGTGCCGAGCTGGGCATGCGCCACCCGGCGGCCCTGAACTCGGGCACCAGTGCGCTGCACCTGGCCCTGGAAGTGGCCGGCATCGGGGCGGGCGATGAGGTTATCCTGGCGCCGCAGACTTTCATCGCCTCGGCCCTCACGGTAGTGCAGGTGGGGGCCCGGCCGGTGTTTGCCGATATTCAGTACGAAACCGGCAACATCGACCCGGCCGACATCGAGCACCGCATCACGCCACGCACCAAGGCCATTATGGCGGTGCACTGGAGCGGCTACCCCTGCGACCTGGCCGAAATTCAGGCCCTGGCCGACAGGCACGGGCTGGTGGTGATTGAGGACGCGGCCCACAGCCCCGGGGCCAGCTACCGGGGCCAGGCCATTGGGGCCATTTCGGATTTCACCTGCTTCTCGTTTCAGGCCATCAAGCACCTCACCACCGGCGATGGGGGCGCGCTGTGCGCCCGCTCGCCGGAGCTGGCCCGCGAGGTGTTTCGGCGGCGCTGGTTTGGCATCGACCGGGCCCACTCGCCGGTGAATGAGCTGGGCGAACGCGAATACGACCTCACCGACGTGGGCTACAAATACCATCTATCAGACTACGCCGCCGCCCTTGGGCTGGCCAACCTCGACGGCTTTGCCGGGCGCATGACGGCGCGCCGCGCCCGCGTGCAGCAGTACCGCGACGGCCTGTGCCGGGTGCCGGGCCTCACGCATTTTGTGCACCAGCCCGACCGCGAAAGCGCCCATTGGCTGTTCGGCTTCCACGTCGAGAACCGACTGGGCTTCGTTCGGGCATTGCGGGCCCGGGGCGTAGCGGCATCGGTGGTGCACGATGGCATCGACCACAACGCGCTGTTTGGGGGCAAGCGCCCCGACCTGACCCGGCAGCGCCACTTCGACGAAACCCAGATTCACATACCCCTGCACGATGCCCTGACCGCCGAGCAGGCCGCTTATATCGTGGATGTAATCAAGCAAGGATGGTGA
- a CDS encoding NAD-dependent epimerase/dehydratase family protein, translated as MKVVLFGHTGFAGRNMARELCQRGVAYVGASLSTGLDLRDAAATAAFLRAQRPTHIVNCAAHVGSLNYVTEKAATVIADNSRMILGMYEAVAQECPDALVVNPIANCAYPAEADVFEESGWWNGHLHRSVLSYGASRRLLWATAECFEMQYGVRSIHLLTPNMYGPFDSTDPNKAHALNALISKFVKAEKLGQPELSIWGTGLPIREWLYAADFARLVWEVLQNPARPGLDQPTNLAQNDGLSVRALVDIIQAKFGYHGQLRWDASKPDGAPKKVMDDAKFRQVFPLFRFTDFQDGIAETVKYYESVFPY; from the coding sequence ATGAAAGTCGTACTGTTTGGCCATACCGGCTTTGCCGGCCGCAACATGGCCCGGGAGTTGTGCCAGCGCGGCGTGGCCTACGTGGGCGCGTCGCTCAGCACCGGCCTCGACCTGCGCGATGCGGCGGCCACGGCCGCTTTTCTGCGCGCCCAGCGCCCCACGCACATCGTGAACTGCGCGGCCCACGTAGGCAGCCTCAACTACGTGACGGAGAAGGCCGCCACGGTAATTGCTGATAATTCGCGCATGATTCTGGGCATGTACGAAGCCGTGGCACAGGAATGTCCGGACGCCCTAGTGGTGAACCCCATCGCCAACTGCGCCTACCCGGCCGAGGCCGATGTGTTTGAGGAAAGCGGCTGGTGGAACGGCCACCTGCACCGCTCGGTGCTGAGCTACGGGGCCAGCCGTCGCCTGCTATGGGCCACCGCCGAGTGCTTCGAGATGCAATACGGCGTGCGCAGCATCCACCTGCTCACGCCCAACATGTACGGGCCGTTCGACTCAACCGACCCCAACAAAGCGCACGCCCTCAACGCGTTGATTTCGAAGTTTGTGAAGGCCGAAAAGCTGGGCCAGCCCGAGCTCTCCATCTGGGGCACGGGCCTGCCCATCCGCGAGTGGCTTTACGCGGCCGATTTTGCCCGCCTGGTGTGGGAAGTGCTGCAAAACCCTGCCCGCCCCGGCCTCGACCAGCCCACCAACCTAGCCCAGAACGACGGCCTGAGCGTGCGGGCGCTGGTGGACATCATCCAGGCCAAATTCGGCTACCACGGCCAACTCCGCTGGGATGCCAGCAAACCCGATGGCGCGCCCAAAAAGGTGATGGACGACGCCAAATTCCGCCAGGTATTCCCGCTGTTCCGCTTCACCGATTTTCAGGACGGCATCGCCGAGACTGTCAAGTATTACGAGTCGGTGTTTCCGTATTGA
- a CDS encoding NAD-dependent epimerase/dehydratase family protein: protein MKPARILITGNMGYVGPGVVRHLRQTYPNAELIGYDMGFFAHCLTGATRLPESRLDRQVFGDVRMLPSGLLAGVDAVVHLAAISNDPMGTAYEDVTMDVNYRAGIALAQRAKTYGVKSFVFASSCSMYGLGGEDAKTETSALNPLTAYARSKVASERDLAPLADANFRVTCLRFATACGWSDRLRLDLVLNDFVAGAVATGEISILSDGTPWRPLIHVLDMARAIGWAVTREASNGGAFVAVNAGANTWNYRVRELAEAVAAAIPGTTVRLNPDAAPDLRSYRVDFSLFRRLAPDHQPIHTLADTISELQRKLVEMGFRDPNFRASRLMRLRVLAALREQDELTEDLTWALCPTKAAVPLYRAELMVV from the coding sequence ATGAAACCTGCCCGCATTCTCATCACCGGCAACATGGGCTACGTGGGGCCTGGCGTGGTGCGCCACCTCCGACAAACCTACCCCAACGCGGAGCTGATTGGCTACGACATGGGCTTTTTTGCCCACTGCCTCACTGGGGCTACCCGCCTGCCCGAGTCGCGGCTTGACCGCCAGGTTTTTGGCGATGTGCGGATGCTGCCCTCGGGCCTGCTGGCCGGCGTGGATGCTGTGGTGCACCTGGCCGCCATTTCCAACGACCCCATGGGCACCGCCTACGAGGACGTGACGATGGACGTGAACTACCGCGCCGGCATTGCCCTGGCCCAGCGCGCCAAAACCTACGGCGTGAAAAGCTTCGTGTTTGCCAGCTCGTGCAGCATGTACGGGCTGGGCGGCGAGGATGCCAAAACCGAAACTTCCGCGCTGAACCCGCTCACGGCCTACGCCCGCTCTAAAGTAGCCAGCGAGCGCGACCTCGCCCCGCTGGCCGATGCGAACTTCCGGGTGACCTGCCTGCGCTTTGCCACGGCCTGCGGCTGGAGCGACCGGCTGCGCCTCGACCTGGTGCTGAACGACTTTGTGGCCGGCGCGGTGGCCACCGGCGAAATTAGCATCCTGAGCGACGGCACGCCCTGGCGGCCGCTCATTCATGTGCTGGACATGGCCCGCGCCATTGGCTGGGCCGTGACGCGGGAAGCCAGCAACGGCGGGGCTTTCGTGGCTGTGAACGCCGGGGCCAACACCTGGAACTACCGGGTGCGCGAGCTGGCCGAGGCCGTGGCCGCCGCCATCCCCGGCACCACGGTGCGCCTCAACCCCGACGCCGCCCCCGACCTGCGCTCGTACCGCGTTGATTTCAGCTTGTTCCGCCGCCTTGCGCCCGACCACCAGCCCATTCATACCCTGGCCGATACCATCAGCGAGCTGCAGCGCAAGCTGGTGGAAATGGGTTTCCGCGACCCCAATTTCCGGGCCTCGCGCCTGATGCGGCTGCGCGTGCTGGCCGCCCTGCGCGAGCAGGACGAGCTGACCGAGGACCTGACCTGGGCGCTGTGCCCCACCAAAGCCGCCGTGCCGCTCTACCGGGCTGAGCTGATGGTGGTGTGA
- a CDS encoding exopolysaccharide biosynthesis polyprenyl glycosylphosphotransferase, with amino-acid sequence MERYVRYSDTSRFILLAMDGILIWLAFHAAQLVVWHSWAMRSDMPFFIITFALLWWLLSRQYANVYRRDRRISYGEKLRHLLKAFLLHGVLVVGTVVALRIDYLSTRYLAAIYGFSVVGVVVGRFGITFGYRTWLRYFARLHNRFVIVGASQSGQELYHALTADDSTSYQFKGFFTDEALPTNLRALRRGAVTDLMSYCLSTSVDEIYYALPLDRHDLIEELSRFAEDHFLAFRIVPDYQGTVGQDVGVYFHDHLPILMVRQEPLGFRTNQVLKRGFDLAFSLLVILGLFPIILPVLALLIKLDSPGPVFFRQMRPGKRNKLFPCYKLRTMRADHRQTELQATKADPRVTRVGAYLRKYNLDELPQFFNVLLGHMSVVGPRPNMVSQLEEYSKRGRTYQLRHAVTPGITGYAQVNGFRGETRAPNAMEKRVEYDLKYVQNWSFVLDLQIIGKTVRNMVKGEENAY; translated from the coding sequence ATGGAACGATATGTACGGTACTCGGATACTTCCCGCTTTATTCTGCTGGCCATGGATGGCATCCTTATCTGGCTGGCCTTTCATGCGGCGCAACTGGTCGTATGGCACTCGTGGGCGATGAGGAGCGACATGCCCTTTTTCATCATCACATTTGCGCTGCTGTGGTGGCTGCTCTCGCGGCAGTACGCCAACGTGTACCGCCGCGACCGCCGCATTTCCTACGGCGAGAAGCTGCGGCACCTGCTGAAGGCGTTTCTGCTGCACGGCGTGCTGGTGGTGGGCACGGTGGTGGCGCTGCGCATCGATTACCTGTCGACGCGCTACCTGGCGGCCATTTATGGGTTTTCGGTGGTGGGCGTGGTGGTGGGGCGCTTCGGCATCACGTTTGGCTACCGCACCTGGCTGCGGTACTTTGCCCGGCTGCACAACCGCTTTGTGATAGTGGGGGCCAGCCAGAGCGGGCAGGAGCTGTACCACGCCCTCACGGCCGACGACTCGACCAGCTACCAGTTTAAGGGCTTTTTTACGGATGAGGCGCTGCCCACCAACCTGCGGGCTCTGCGGCGCGGCGCGGTAACGGACCTGATGAGCTACTGCCTGAGCACGTCGGTAGACGAAATCTACTACGCGCTGCCGCTCGACCGGCACGACCTGATTGAGGAGCTGTCGCGCTTCGCGGAAGACCATTTCCTGGCCTTCCGCATCGTGCCCGACTACCAGGGCACGGTGGGCCAGGATGTGGGCGTGTATTTCCACGACCACCTGCCCATTCTTATGGTGCGGCAGGAGCCGCTGGGCTTTCGCACCAACCAGGTGCTGAAGCGGGGGTTCGACCTGGCGTTTTCGCTGCTCGTGATTTTGGGGCTGTTTCCCATTATTCTGCCGGTGCTGGCGTTGCTCATCAAGCTCGATTCGCCGGGGCCGGTGTTTTTCAGGCAGATGCGGCCGGGCAAGCGCAATAAGCTGTTTCCGTGCTACAAGCTGCGCACCATGCGCGCCGACCACCGCCAGACCGAGTTGCAGGCCACCAAGGCCGACCCCCGGGTGACCCGCGTGGGCGCTTACCTGCGCAAGTATAATCTCGATGAATTGCCGCAGTTTTTCAACGTGCTGCTCGGGCATATGTCGGTGGTGGGGCCGCGGCCCAATATGGTGTCGCAGCTGGAGGAATACTCCAAGCGCGGCCGCACCTACCAGCTGCGCCACGCCGTGACGCCCGGCATCACGGGCTACGCCCAGGTGAACGGCTTCCGGGGCGAAACCCGCGCCCCCAACGCCATGGAAAAGCGCGTGGAATACGACCTGAAATACGTGCAGAACTGGTCGTTCGTACTCGATTTGCAGATTATCGGCAAGACCGTGCGCAACATGGTGAAGGGCGAGGAAAACGCTTATTGA